From a region of the Drosophila virilis strain 15010-1051.87 chromosome 3, Dvir_AGI_RSII-ME, whole genome shotgun sequence genome:
- the LOC6622991 gene encoding serine protease 3-like: MKVLVVLALAFATVSAGILPNSVPVHPRDLPAVPSIQGRITNGKTASEGQFPYQVGLSFSSSSGGWWCGGSIIDNQWVLTAAHCTSGASSVTIYYGALQRTSAKLTQTISSSSFKQHTSYNSVTLANDISLIKTPTVSFTAYINKIQLPAIASSYSTYAGQKAIASGWGKTSDSASGVTNVLQYQTFDVVSVATCQATYGSAVASSKVICIATPNQSSTCQGDSGGPLALQSNGRLIGVTSFVSSAGCQSGLPSGFTRVTSYLDWIKTNSGVSY; this comes from the exons ATGAAAGTGCTCGTAGTTCTTGCCCTGGCTTTTGCCACCGTCTCCGCCGGCATCCTGCCCAACAGTGTACCCGTACATCCTCGTGACTTGCCCGCCGTGCCCTCGATTCAGGGACGCATCACCAACGGCAAGACTGCCTCCGAGGGTCAGTTCCCCTACCAGGTGGGACTAAGCTTCTCCAGCTCCAGCGGCGGCTGGTGGTGCGGTGGCTCCATCATTGACAACCAGTGGGTGCTGACTGCCGCTCACTGCACCAGCGG TGCCTCCTCGGTGACCATCTACTATGGTGCTCTTCAGCGCACCAGCGCCAAGCTTACCCAGACcatctccagctccagcttcaaGCAGCACACCAGCTACAACTCCGTTACCTTGGCCAACGACATCTCGCTGATCAAGACACCCACCGTCTCCTTCACCGCCTACATCAACAAGATTCAACTACCAGCTATTGCCAGCAGCTACTCCACCTATGCCGGCCAGAAAGCTATTGCTTCCGGCTGGGGCAAGACCTCCGATAGCGCTTCCGGTGTTACCAACGTCCTGCAGTACCAGACCTTTGATGTTGTGTCTGTCGCCACTTGCCAGGCCACCTATGGCTCTGCGGTCGCCAGCTCCAAGGTTATCTGCATTGCCACTCCCAACCAGTCTTCCACCTGCCAGGGTGACTCTGGCGGCCCCTTGGCCCTGCAGAGCAACGGCAGACTTATTGGTGTCACCTCGTTTGTGTCCAGCGCTGGCTGCCAGTCTGGTCTCCCATCTGGCTTCACCCGTGTGACCAGCTACTTGGACTGGATCAAGACCAACTCCGGCGTTTCCTACTAA
- the LOC6623031 gene encoding serine protease 3 translates to MKVLVVLALAFATVSAGVMPHNAPVHPRDLPAVPSIQGRITNGKTATEGQFPYQVGLSFSSSSGSWWCGGSIIDNQWVLTAAHCTSGASSVTIYYGALQRTNAKLTQTVSSSNFKQHTSYNSIVLSNDISLIQTPTVAFTSYINKIQLPAIASSYSTYAGEKAVASGWGKTSDSATSVTNVLQYQTFDVVSVATCQATYGSLTASSKVICIATPNQSSTCNGDSGGPLVLESSGRLIGVTSFVSSSGCESGLPAGFTRVTSYLDWIKTNSGVSY, encoded by the exons ATGAAAGTACTCGTAGTTCTTGCTCTGGCTTTTGCCACCGTCTCCGCTGGCGTTATGCCGCACAATGCACCCGTGCATCCTCGTGACTTGCCCGCCGTGCCCTCGATTCAGGGACGCATCACCAACGGCAAGACCGCCACGGAGGGTCAGTTCCCCTACCAGGTGGGACTAAGCTTCTCCAGCTCTAGCGGCAGCTGGTGGTGCGGTGGCTCCATCATTGACAACCAGTGGGTGCTGACTGCCGCTCACTGCACCAGCGG TGCCTCCTCGGTGACCATCTACTATGGTGCTCTTCAGCGCACCAACGCTAAGCTTACCCAGACCGTCTCCAGCTCCAACTTCAAGCAGCACACCAGCTACAACTCTATTGTTTTGTCCAACGACATCTCGTTGATCCAGACACCCACTGTCGCCTTCACCTCCTACATCAACAAGATTCAGCTGCCAGCTATTGCCAGCAGCTACTCCACTTATGCCGGCGAGAAGGCTGTTGCATCTGGCTGGGGCAAGACCTCCGATAGCGCTACCAGTGTAACCAACGTCCTGCAGTACCAGACCTTTGATGTTGTGTCTGTGGCCACATGCCAGGCCACCTATGGCTCTTTGACCGCCAGCTCCAAGGTTATCTGCATTGCCACTCCCAACCAGTCTTCCACCTGCAACGGTGATTCTGGTGGCCCATTGGTCCTCGAAAGCTCCGGCAGACTTATTGGTGTCACCTCGTTTGTGTCCAGCTCTGGCTGCGAGTCTGGCCTCCCAGCTGGCTTCACCCGTGTGACCAGCTACTTGGACTGGATCAAGACCAACTCCGGCGTTTCCTACTAA
- the LOC6623051 gene encoding serine protease 1-like gives MKVFITILVLAVAAASAAPSAGIAYPKDLAKSSKIEGRITNGYPAYEGKAPYTVGLGFSSNGGGWWCGGSIIGNTWVLTAEHCSGSAESVTVYFGATWRTDAQYTHWVGRNDFINHHDSDIALIRIPHVDFWSMVNKVELPSYNDRYNDYNERWAVACGWGGTYDGSPLPDWLQCADLQIIHNSECANYYGTGLIQDKIICVRVVDGKGTCSGDSGGPLVTHDGNKLVGVTNFVAAAGCQSGGPAGFARVTYHLDWIRDHTGISY, from the coding sequence ATGAAGGTGTTCATTACAATTTTAGTTTTGGCTGTGGCCGCTGCCTCAGCGGCCCCCTCGGCGGGTATTGCTTATCCCAAGGATCTGGCCAAATCCTCGAAAATCGAGGGACGCATCACTAATGGCTATCCCGCATACGAGGGTAAGGCTCCCTACACGGTTGGCCTGGGCTTCAGCAGCAACGGCGGTGGCTGGTGGTGCGGTGGTTCTATCATTGGCAACACCTGGGTTCTGACTGCCGAGCACTGCTCTGGCAGCGCTGAGTCTGTGACCGTCTACTTTGGTGCCACCTGGCGCACAGACGCCCAGTACACCCACTGGGTTGGCCGCAACGACTTCATCAACCATCATGACTCTGACATCGCTCTGATCCGCATTCCCCATGTGGACTTCTGGAGCATGGTCAACAAGGTGGAGCTGCCCAGCTACAACGATCGCTACAATGACTACAATGAACGCTGGGCCGTTGCTTGCGGCTGGGGTGGCACCTACGATGGCAGCCCACTGCCCGACTGGCTGCAGTGCGCCGACCTGCAGATTATTCATAATTCCGAGTGTGCAAACTACTATGGCACGGGCCTGATCCAGGATAAGATtatctgtgtgcgtgttgtcGATGGCAAGGGTACATGCAGTGGTGACTCCGGTGGCCCATTGGTCACACACGACGGCAACAAACTGGTCGGTGTTACCAACTTTGTGGCTGCCGCTGGATGCCAATCTGGTGGACCTGCTGGTTTTGCGCGTGTCACCTACCACTTGGACTGGATTCGTGACCACACTGGCATTTCTTATTAA
- the LOC6623055 gene encoding serine protease 1: protein MKLFVACLALAIAAATAAPTDSVVHPKDLPKPNKIEGRITNGNPAYEGQAPYTVGLSINIPGGTTWCGGSIIGHTWVLTAEHCTSNAEAVGVHFGATWRTNSIFTHWVGRNDIINHHAADIALIRIPHVDFWDLVNKVELPSYNERYNDFNGWWSFACGWGRTYDNSGLPDWMQCVDLQVMPNHECQQTYGSSVVGDNIVCVRTPEGKSTCSGDSGGPLVIHEGKKLIGVTNWVSSAGCQSGHPSGFQRVTYHLDWIRDITGIAYY, encoded by the coding sequence ATGAAACTGTTTGTAGCttgtttggctttggccaTTGCTGCCGCCACGGCAGCACCCACCGACTCTGTAGTGCATCCCAAGGATCTGCCCAAACCCAACAAGATCGAGGGTCGTATTACCAACGGAAATCCAGCATATGAGGGCCAAGCACCGTACACTGTTGGCTTGAGCATTAACATTCCAGGTGGTACCACCTGGTGCGGTGGCTCCATCATTGGACACACCTGGGTCCTGACTGCCGAGCACTGCACCAGCAATGCTGAGGCCGTTGGCGTTCACTTCGGTGCCACATGGCGCACCAACTCCATATTCACTCACTGGGTTGGCCGCAACGATATCATCAATCACCATGCCGCCGATATTGCTTTGATCCGTATTCCTCATGTGGACTTCTGGGATTTGGTCAACAAAGTGGAGCTGCCCAGCTATAACGAGCGCTACAACGATTTCAATGGATGGTGGTCCTTTGCCTGCGGCTGGGGACGTACTTATGATAACAGCGGCTTGCCCGACTGGATGCAGTGCGTCGATCTGCAGGTGATGCCCAACCACGAGTGCCAGCAGACTTATGGCTCTAGCGTTGTGGGGGACAACATTGTTTGCGTGCGTACTCCTGAAGGCAAATCGACATGCAGTGGAGATTCTGGCGGTCCATTGGTTATTCACGAAGGCAAGAAACTTATTGGTGTCACCAACTGGGTTTCTTCTGCCGGTTGCCAATCTGGGCATCCATCTGGCTTCCAGCGTGTCACCTACCACTTGGACTGGATTCGCGACATTACGGGCATTGCCTACTACTAA
- the LOC6623833 gene encoding serine protease 1, protein MKVFLTILALAVASASAFESVVHPKDIPKVNKIEGRITNGYPAPEGKAPYTVGLGFSGGWWCGGSIIGNTWVLTAEHCTGSDVTVYFGATWRTNAQFTHWVSGNDIINHHNADIALIRIPHVDFWHMVNKVELPSYNDRYNDYNNNWAVACGWGGTYDGSPLPDYLQCVDLQIMHNSECQQTYGSATVGDNILCVRTPDGKSTCGGDSGGPLVTHDGNKLVGVTNWVSSAGCQSGHPSGFQRVTYHLDWIRDHTGISY, encoded by the coding sequence ATGAAGGTGTTTCTAACAATTCTCGCTTTGGCTGTTGCCTCCGCCTCGGCATTCGAGTCGGTCGTCCACCCTAAGGACATTCCCAAGGTCAACAAGATCGAGGGCCGTATCACCAATGGTTACCCAGCACCTGAGGGCAAGGCCCCCTATACCGTTGGCCTGGGCTTCAGCGGTGGCTGGTGGTGCGGTGGTTCTATCATTGGAAACACCTGGGTCCTGACTGCCGAGCACTGCACGGGATCTGACGTCACCGTCTACTTCGGAGCCACCTGGCGCACCAACGCCCAGTTCACCCACTGGGTCAGCGGCAATGACATCATCAACCACCACAACGCTGACATCGCTCTGATCCGCATTCCTCATGTGGACTTCTGGCACATGGTTAACAAGGTGGAGCTGCCCAGCTACAACGATCGCTACAACGACTACAACAATAACTGGGCCGTTGCCTGCGGCTGGGGCGGTACCTATGATGGCAGCCCACTGCCCGACTATCTTCAGTGCGTCGACCTGCAGATCATGCACAACTCCGAGTGCCAGCAGACTTACGGCTCTGCAACTGTTGGTGACAACATCCTCTGTGTGAGAACTCCCGACGGCAAGTCCACCTGCGGTGGTGACTCCGGTGGTCCATTGGTTACACACGACGGCAACAAACTGGTCGGTGTTACCAACTGGGTTTCTTCTGCCGGTTGCCAATCTGGACACCCATCTGGCTTCCAGCGTGTCACCTACCACTTGGACTGGATTCGTGACCACACTGGCATTTCTTACTAA
- the LOC6624525 gene encoding serine protease 1, with amino-acid sequence MKVFITILALAVASATGAAVPAATQKAVHMKDMSSRITNGYPAYEGKAPYTVGLGFSGGWWCGGSIIGNTWVLTAEHCTGSDVTVYFGATWRTNAQFTHWVSRNDIINHHNADIALIRIPHVDFWHMVNKVELPSYNDRYNDFNERWAVACGWGGTYDGSPLPDWLQCVDLQIMHNSECQRTYGSSVVGDNILCVRTPDGKSTCGGDSGGPLVTHDGNKLVGVTNFGTSSCTSGAPAGFQRVTYHLDWIRDHTGIAY; translated from the coding sequence ATGAAGGTGTTCATTACaattttggctttggctgttGCCTCCGCCACTGGAGCTGCGGTGCCTGCCGCCACGCAGAAGGCTGTCCATATGAAGGACATGTCCAGCCGTATCACCAATGGCTACCCAGCCTATGAAGGCAAGGCCCCCTATACCGTTGGCTTGGGCTTCAGCGGTGGCTGGTGGTGCGGTGGTTCCATCATTGGAAACACCTGGGTCCTGACTGCCGAGCACTGCACGGGCTCTGACGTCACCGTCTACTTCGGTGCCACCTGGCGCACCAACGCCCAGTTTACTCACTGGGTCAGCCGTAATGACATCATCAACCACCACAACGCTGATATCGCTCTGATCCGTATTCCCCATGTGGACTTCTGGCACATGGTTAACAAGGTGGAGCTGCCCAGCTACAACGATCGCTACAACGACTTCAATGAACGCTGGGCTGTTGCTTGCGGCTGGGGCGGTACCTACGATGGCAGCCCACTGCCCGACTGGCTGCAGTGCGTCGACCTGCAGATCATGCACAACTCCGAATGTCAGAGGACCTATGGCTCTTCCGTTGTAGGAGACAACATCCTCTGTGTAAGAACTCCCGACGGCAAGTCCACCTGCGGTGGTGACTCCGGTGGTCCATTGGTTACACACGACGGCAACAAATTGGTGGGCGTTACCAACTTTGGCACTTCCTCGTGCACATCTGGTGCTCCAGCTGGCTTCCAGCGTGTCACCTACCACTTGGACTGGATTCGCGACCACACTGGCATCGCTTACTAa
- the LOC6637042 gene encoding serine protease 1, with translation MVNQCISLSNAATWRTNAQFTHHVGSGEFRQNHRWPNENGNDIALIHTPHVDFWHMVNKVELPSFNDRYNMYDNAWAVACGWGITSDGGSQPDWLQCVDLQIISNSKCSETYGHQPDGILCVATPGGKSTSSGDSGGPLVLHNGGRLAGVTSWVAGNGCTAGLPAGFTRVTHQLEWIRDNSGVAYY, from the exons ATGGTCAACCAATGTATATCAT TATCTAACGCTGCCACCTGGCGCACCAACGCCCAGTTCACCCACCATGTTGGCAGCGGCGAGTTCAGACAGAACCACAGATGGCCCAATGAGAACGGCAATGACATCGCTCTGATCCACACTCCTCATGTCGATTTCTGGCACATGGTCAATAAGGTGGAGCTGCCCAGCTTCAACGACCGCTACAATATGTACGATAACGCCTGGGCTGTTGCCTGCGGCTGGGGCATTACCTCCGATGGCGGTTCTCAACCCGACTGGTTACAGTGCGTCGACCTGCAGATCATCAGCAATAGCAAGTGCTCTGAGACCTATGGCCACCAGCCCGATGGTATTCTGTGCGTTGCCACACCCGGCGGCAAGTCCACCAGCAGCGGTGACTCTGGTGGTCCATTGGTCCTCCATAACGGCGGCAGATTGGCTGGTGTTACGTCGTGGGTTGCTGGCAATGGTTGCACAGCTGGTCTTCCAGCTGGCTTCACTCGTGTCACCCATCAGTTGGAATGGATTCGCGACAACTCTGGCGTTGCTTACTATTAA
- the LOC6637041 gene encoding serine protease 1 gives MKVFLTILALAVASASAFESVVHPKDIPKVNKIEGRITNGYPAPEGKAPYTVGLGFSGGWWCGGSIIGNTWVLTAEHCTGSDVTVYFGATWRTNAQFTHWVSGNDIINHHNADIALIRIPHVDFWHMVNKVELPSYNDRYNDYNNNWAVACGWGGTYDGSPLPDYLQCVDLQIMHNSECQQTYGSATVGDNILCVRTPDGKSTCGGDSGGPLVTHDGNKLVGVTNWVSSAGCQSGHPSGFQRVTYHLDWIRDHTGISY, from the coding sequence ATGAAGGTGTTTCTAACAATTCTCGCTTTGGCTGTTGCCTCCGCCTCGGCATTCGAGTCGGTCGTCCACCCTAAGGACATTCCCAAGGTCAACAAGATCGAGGGCCGTATCACCAATGGTTACCCAGCACCTGAGGGCAAGGCCCCCTATACCGTTGGCCTGGGCTTCAGCGGTGGCTGGTGGTGCGGTGGTTCTATCATTGGAAACACCTGGGTCCTGACTGCCGAGCACTGCACGGGCTCTGACGTCACCGTCTACTTCGGAGCCACCTGGCGCACCAACGCCCAGTTCACCCACTGGGTCAGCGGCAATGACATCATCAACCACCACAACGCTGACATCGCTCTGATCCGCATTCCTCATGTGGACTTCTGGCACATGGTTAACAAGGTGGAGCTGCCCAGCTACAACGATCGCTACAACGACTACAACAATAACTGGGCCGTTGCCTGCGGCTGGGGCGGTACCTATGATGGCAGCCCACTGCCCGACTATCTTCAGTGCGTCGACCTGCAGATCATGCACAACTCCGAGTGCCAGCAGACTTACGGCTCTGCAACTGTTGGTGACAACATCCTCTGTGTGAGAACTCCCGACGGCAAGTCCACCTGCGGTGGTGACTCCGGTGGTCCATTGGTTACACACGACGGCAACAAACTGGTCGGTGTTACCAACTGGGTTTCTTCTGCCGGTTGCCAATCTGGACACCCATCTGGCTTCCAGCGTGTCACCTACCACTTGGACTGGATTCGTGACCACACTGGCATTTCTTACTAA